A single region of the Cyanobacteria bacterium FACHB-DQ100 genome encodes:
- a CDS encoding DNA-binding protein, whose translation MSGKTWYFTNEAAIALDLTAKKLRELYRLGMFKVGYHVRDVSPPNSKRPTLQFHVERCSKQLETPPEKRKQY comes from the coding sequence ATGAGCGGTAAGACTTGGTATTTCACCAATGAGGCAGCGATCGCGCTTGATTTGACTGCTAAAAAACTGAGAGAGTTATATCGATTGGGAATGTTCAAGGTGGGATACCACGTCAGAGATGTGTCGCCACCAAACTCAAAGCGTCCCACACTGCAATTTCATGTTGAACGCTGTTCTAAACAGCTAGAAACCCCGCCAGAGAAGCGGAAACAGTATTAA
- a CDS encoding site-specific integrase has translation MTTREEVNARLKAAKIGISVEQNGDRLHLRGIFPPKPGETKRKQREITLNVYANPSGFKRAEAEARKIRSQIDLNQFNWLDWDEKLRLAAEMKTTRTIRQWVELFEEDYFNRRSRTPKSETTWRTDYKQPFGQLPQKALLTPEILRQSILETEPDTRNRQRRCMALGQLAKFAGYEFDATALRGDYSPKRLNPRDLPTDKDISEWRDRVPNEQWQYAFGLMAAYGLRNHELFHIDLEKLRESPVLSLTDDLNGGGKTGARRIWACYPEWWEMWRLWDVKLLPKVTGRSNSDLGNRVTQAFKRYGISKPYNLRHAWAVRTIEFDIPVELAAQQMRHSLKVHSEIYHHWISDDVHQQAFDRAMQRPDRPLPP, from the coding sequence ATGACAACAAGAGAAGAAGTAAATGCACGCCTTAAGGCGGCGAAAATCGGCATATCCGTTGAACAGAATGGCGATCGCTTGCACCTGCGCGGCATATTTCCACCTAAACCAGGTGAAACTAAGCGCAAACAACGGGAAATCACGCTGAATGTCTACGCCAATCCATCAGGATTCAAACGAGCAGAGGCAGAGGCAAGGAAGATTCGATCGCAAATTGACTTGAATCAATTTAACTGGCTCGATTGGGATGAAAAGCTGCGACTTGCAGCAGAAATGAAGACTACACGTACTATCAGGCAATGGGTTGAGCTATTTGAGGAGGATTACTTTAACCGTCGATCGCGCACTCCAAAATCTGAAACCACATGGCGAACTGACTACAAACAACCGTTCGGACAACTACCGCAAAAAGCACTGCTAACGCCTGAAATTCTGCGTCAGTCGATTCTTGAGACTGAGCCAGACACCCGCAATCGTCAACGGCGCTGCATGGCTCTGGGGCAGTTAGCAAAGTTCGCAGGCTACGAGTTCGATGCGACTGCATTAAGAGGGGATTATTCACCGAAACGCCTGAATCCGCGTGATTTGCCAACTGATAAAGACATCAGCGAATGGCGCGATCGCGTTCCTAACGAGCAGTGGCAGTACGCATTTGGCTTAATGGCTGCCTATGGATTGAGGAATCATGAGCTATTTCATATCGACTTAGAAAAGCTACGAGAAAGCCCAGTTCTCAGCCTAACTGATGACCTTAACGGAGGTGGCAAGACAGGCGCTAGGCGGATTTGGGCTTGCTACCCGGAATGGTGGGAAATGTGGCGATTGTGGGATGTGAAGCTGCTTCCCAAAGTCACAGGTAGATCAAATTCTGATTTAGGCAATCGAGTAACTCAGGCTTTCAAGCGTTACGGAATCTCGAAACCCTACAATCTTCGTCACGCTTGGGCGGTTCGGACGATCGAGTTTGATATTCCCGTCGAATTAGCAGCACAACAGATGAGACACAGCTTGAAGGTGCATTCTGAGATTTATCATCACTGGATTTCAGATGATGTGCATCAACAGGCATTCGATCGAGCAATGCAGCGCCCAGACCGTCCTTTACCGCCGTGA
- a CDS encoding PhzF family phenazine biosynthesis protein → MTSGTLHRLSAFTTDPNGGNPAGVWIGEALPEPDTMQRIAAEVGFSETAFVAPSVGANRTVRYFSPEAEVSFCGHATIATGVVLGEENGEGIYQLSTSVGLVSVTVNQRDGIYEASLTSVEPEDQPASSALVHEALSALRWTQADLDYSVLPAKAYAGAWHLILAVVEADRLANLDYDFEALKALMLQENLTTLQLIWRESPDVFHARNPFPVGGIVEDPATGAAAAALGGYLRSAKLVAAPTTILIRQGEAMGRPSRLVVSIPSEGGIVVTGQAVRI, encoded by the coding sequence ATGACCTCAGGAACACTTCATCGTCTATCAGCTTTTACGACTGATCCGAATGGAGGCAATCCTGCTGGAGTTTGGATCGGAGAGGCTCTGCCAGAACCGGACACGATGCAGCGCATTGCGGCTGAGGTTGGCTTCTCAGAGACTGCTTTCGTTGCGCCTTCTGTTGGCGCGAATCGAACCGTTCGCTACTTTAGCCCCGAAGCCGAAGTCTCATTCTGCGGACATGCCACGATCGCGACAGGGGTCGTGCTTGGAGAAGAAAACGGAGAAGGTATTTACCAACTCTCGACCTCTGTTGGACTTGTCTCCGTTACGGTTAATCAACGAGACGGAATCTATGAAGCATCGCTGACCTCAGTTGAGCCAGAAGATCAGCCTGCGTCCTCTGCATTGGTTCATGAGGCCCTTTCCGCTTTGAGATGGACACAGGCTGATCTTGACTATTCGGTTCTTCCTGCCAAAGCTTACGCTGGAGCATGGCACTTAATTCTGGCCGTTGTCGAGGCAGACCGCTTAGCAAATCTTGATTATGATTTCGAGGCGCTCAAAGCGCTGATGCTGCAAGAGAATCTCACGACACTGCAATTAATTTGGCGGGAAAGCCCTGATGTCTTCCATGCTCGTAATCCTTTTCCGGTCGGTGGAATTGTCGAAGATCCAGCAACAGGTGCGGCTGCCGCAGCTTTGGGAGGATATCTACGATCAGCGAAGTTAGTCGCAGCACCAACCACGATCTTGATTCGCCAGGGAGAAGCAATGGGTCGCCCTAGCCGACTTGTTGTTAGCATCCCATCTGAGGGTGGAATTGTCGTCACGGGTCAAGCGGTCAGGATTTAA